Part of the Flavobacterium sp. MDT1-60 genome, ATCTAGTTTTAATTCTTCCGCCAAGTGCCATGAAATAGCTTCTCCTTCGCGGTCCTCATCACTTGCTAACCAAACCATTTCGGCATTTTTAGATAGTGTTTTTAGTTTACTTACTAAGGCTTTTTTATCAGGAGAAACTTCATATTTAGGTTTAAATCCATTTTCTACATCTACCCCTATTTCCTTTGATGGTAAGTCGGCTATGTGGCCATAACTAGACTCGACCTGAAAATCACTCCCTAGAAATTTCTCTATCGTTTTCGCCTTTGCAGGTGATTCCACTATTACTAAATTCTTTGCCATTGATCTATTTTTCTGCAACAAAAGTAGAAGTTTTTTTTAAATATCAACCTTGATAATGCATTTTTGAGTTATTTTGATATTATGTTTCTAAAAATTGCAGATTTATCTGTATTCTCACCTATTATATATATAGGTATAATTTTAAATCGATTATGTATCAAGAATGTGCTTTTCCTTAAAATTTTAGATTGTAGACTTTAGATTTTAGATTATTTGATCTACGTACATTTTCGTGCGGTAAATTTAACCGCAAAGGTCGCAAGGGTTTACGCAAAGATCGCCACATAAAGCTTTGCGAACTTAATGGAGCCAATTGCAAACACAAACAAAAAAATACTTTACGTGCTTTGCGGTAAATTTAACCGCAAAGCAAGCAGGGGTTTACGCAAAGGTCGCCACATAAAGCCTTGCGAACTTAATGGAGTCAATTGCAAACACAAACAAAAAAATACTTTGCGTGCTTTGCGGTAAAATTAACGCTACAACATGGGAGTTGGCAAAATCTAAAATTTCTTTTCTGCCATCTTGTCACATTTATACCTTTTGCGTTATCTTTGCACTTTGAAATTATACAATGGAAAAGATTATTGAAGAAAGCAAACAGGGCGAAAGTCTTGTTTTAGAAAATAAACCTGAGAATACTAAAAAACTTTTTATAGAAAGTTACGGTTGTGCGATGAATTTTTCGGACAGTGAGGTCGTAGCTTCCATTTTATCGATAAACGGATACAATACTACACAAACCCTTGAAGAAGCCGATTTGGTTTTGGTTAACACCTGCTCGATTCGGGATAAAGCAGAGCAAACTATTCGTAAGCGTCTGGAAAAATATAATGCGGTGAAACGTATTAACCCGAAAATGAAAGTTGGCGTTTTGGGCTGTATGGCCGAGCGTTTGAAAAGTCAGTTTCTGGAGGAAGAAAAAATAGTCGATCTTGTTGTTGGACCTGATGCTTACAAAGATTTGCCGAATTTATTGGCAGAAGTTGAAGAAGGTCGCGACGCCATCAATGTAATTTTATCGAAAGAGGAAACCTACGGAGATATTTCGCCGGTTCGTTTAATGAGCAACGGAATTACCGCTTTGGTTTCGATTACACGTGGTTGCGATAATATGTGTACGTTTTGCGTTGTGCCTTTTACACGTGGTCGCGAGCGCAGCCGTGAACCACAAAGCATTATGTCTGAAATTCAGGATTTATGGGATAAAGGCTTTAAAGAAATTACACTTTTGGGACAAAACGTTGACAGTTACCTTTGGTATGGCGGTGGCTTGAAAAAGGATTTTGTAAATGCTTCTGAAATGCAAAAAGCAACGGCTGTTGATTTCGATCAATTATTGGAAATGGTTGCCGTTGGTTTTCCTAAAATGAGAATTCGATTCTCAACTTCTAATCCGCAGGATATGCACGAAAGTGTTTTGCATGTTATTGCGAAATATCCTAATATCTGTAAACACATTCACTTGCCGGTTCAGTCTGGAAGCAACCGAATTTTAAAAGAAATGAATCGCCTGCACACTCGTGAAGAATACATGACTTTGATTGATAAAATCAGAACTATTATTCCGAATGCTTCGATTTCGCAAGATATGATTGCCGGTTTCCCAACTGAAACCGAAGAAGATCATCAGGATACCATGAGTTTAATGGAATATGTGAAATATAATTTCGGTTATATGTATTCGTATTCTGAACGCCCGGGAACTTTGGCTGGAAGAAAAATGGAAGATGATGTTCCGGAAGAAACCAAAGCCAGAAGATTACAGGAAATTGTCGATTTACAACAAAAACATGCCTGGTTTAGAAGTGAAGAATACGTAGGGCAGGTTGTAGAGGTTTTAGTTGAAAAGGTTTCAAAAAAATCAAAAGAAGAATTCTCAGGAAGAAACTCTCAAAGTATCACGGTTGTTTTTCCAAAAGAAAACTATAAAATTGGAGATTTTGTAAATGTAAAAATTGAAAGCTGTACTTCAGGCACATTGAAAGGAACGGCTGTTGGTTATTCAGAAATGAACTAAAATTGTTTGCCACGAATTTCACTAATTCACACTAATTTTCTTACTTTATTTTAATTAATCCATAAGTTTGTATAAAAACTAAATATGGAATTATATAGAAAAGAAGAATATTTTAAAGTAGTTGGAATTTGTATGGAAGTGCATAGAATACTTGGCGGCGGACTTCTTGAAATCGTTTACAAAGATGCGTTAGAATATGAATTTAAAAAACATAACATACCATTTGAACGAGAAAAAGAATATGACATTAAATATAAAGATATTGTTTTAGC contains:
- the miaB gene encoding tRNA (N6-isopentenyl adenosine(37)-C2)-methylthiotransferase MiaB yields the protein MEKIIEESKQGESLVLENKPENTKKLFIESYGCAMNFSDSEVVASILSINGYNTTQTLEEADLVLVNTCSIRDKAEQTIRKRLEKYNAVKRINPKMKVGVLGCMAERLKSQFLEEEKIVDLVVGPDAYKDLPNLLAEVEEGRDAINVILSKEETYGDISPVRLMSNGITALVSITRGCDNMCTFCVVPFTRGRERSREPQSIMSEIQDLWDKGFKEITLLGQNVDSYLWYGGGLKKDFVNASEMQKATAVDFDQLLEMVAVGFPKMRIRFSTSNPQDMHESVLHVIAKYPNICKHIHLPVQSGSNRILKEMNRLHTREEYMTLIDKIRTIIPNASISQDMIAGFPTETEEDHQDTMSLMEYVKYNFGYMYSYSERPGTLAGRKMEDDVPEETKARRLQEIVDLQQKHAWFRSEEYVGQVVEVLVEKVSKKSKEEFSGRNSQSITVVFPKENYKIGDFVNVKIESCTSGTLKGTAVGYSEMN
- a CDS encoding GxxExxY protein; its protein translation is MELYRKEEYFKVVGICMEVHRILGGGLLEIVYKDALEYEFKKHNIPFEREKEYDIKYKDIVLAHKFYADFVVYDEIILEIKAAKEIIDEHTAQTINYLKLADSDLGIIINFNKKSLQHKRVIH